One Rosa chinensis cultivar Old Blush chromosome 3, RchiOBHm-V2, whole genome shotgun sequence DNA window includes the following coding sequences:
- the LOC112191508 gene encoding linoleate 13S-lipoxygenase 3-1, chloroplastic has translation MANVAVVNLNTTTNGALDHVDMVTSSLALTAEKPAVTFELIAIITVKNIHQKVNINVDTMLHWFGDRRHDDYKGGVLLQLVSTQTAPKGVKPKLSQEAVLDWTKNPKMGDEKNSYQVKFVVDSTFGMPGAITVSNRYDDEFYLDSINIEGLVHFACNSWVQPDQKSNAPKRIFFSTRAYLPNETPAGLKELREIELIQLRGDGTGLRVQSDRIYDYDSYNDIGNPDKGIEYMRPTLGGNVHPHPRRCRTGRPPTKTDENMESPVSEFETIYVPRDEEFEQPKQEALNVGKLKGTVRNITHALSTITADRNVKGYSDINGLYTDSSSLQSKTRPGTQILNKVHEFLKFDPPKLKSREIYCLPDDQFGRQTIAGINPLSIERLEVFPPVSKLDTSIYGPQESALKEEHIIGQLNGMSIQQALEENKLFILDYHDIFLPFLNKINALDDRKAYGTRTIFFLTSLGTLKPIAIELSLSDSASKQVLTPPIDATTSWLWQLGKAHVCSNDASVHQLVHHWLRTHACIEPTTIATHRQLSVMHPICKLLKPHLRYTLKVNAMARKDLINAGGTVESNFTAAKYCMEFSCAAYRDWWRFDLEGLPADLIRRGIAVPDTSQVHGLKLLIQDYPYATDGLLIWSAIETLVQTYVNYYYPNASLVTSDTELQSWYNEFINLGHADLRNASWWPKLSTPVDLISILTTIIWLTSAQHAALNFGQYPYGGYVPTRPPHMRRLIPKSNDPEYASFIRDPQQYFIYSLPSLFEATKYMAVIDIISAHSPDEEYIGERKDLSNWSADTEISEAFYRFAVEMRRIEKEIARRNGDLSLRNRCGAGVSPYELLMPSSEPGVTCRGVPNSITV, from the exons atggcaaACGTAGCGGTAGTGAATCTTAATACAACAACCAATGGTGCTCTTGATCATGTGGACATGGTAACATCCTCTCTTGCTCTTACCGCAGAGAAGCCTGCAGTGACTTTCGAACTCATTGCCATAATCACTGTAAAGAATATTCATCAGAAGGTAAATATCAATGTCGACACAATGCTTCATTGGTTCGGCGACAGAAGACACGATGATTACAAGGGTGGGGTACTTCTACAGCTTGTTAGTACTCAAACTGCCCCAA AGGGAGTGAAGCCGAAACTAAGCCAGGAAGCTGTATTGGATTGGACAAAGAATCCGAAAATGGGTGATGAGAAGAACAGTTACCAGGTCAAGTTTGTGGTGGACTCAACATTTGGGATGCCAGGAGCCATTACAGTGAGTAACAGATATGATGATGAATTCTATTTAGATAGCATTAACATTGAAGGTCTAGTTCACTTTGCCTGCAACTCTTGGGTCCAACCAGATCAGAAGTCTAACGCGCCAAAAAGAATCTTCTTCTCTACTAGG GCATACTTACCCAATGAGACACCAGCTGGGCTGAAAGAGCTAAGAGAAATAGAGCTGATTCAACTGAGGGGCGATGGGACTGGGCTTAGAGTGCAATCTGATAGAATATACGACTACGACAGTTACAATGACATTGGAAATCCAGATAAGGGAATTGAGTACATGAGACCTACCCTTGGAGGCAATGTTCACCCACACCCTAGACGCTGTCGAACTGGACGCCCTCCAACCAAGACAG ATGAGAATATGGAGTCACCGGTGAGCGAATTCGAGACAATCTATGTGCCTAGAGATGAAGAGTTTGAGCAGCCCAAACAAGAAGCTCTAAATGTCGGAAAGTTGAAAGGAACTGTCCGCAATATAACTCATGCACTTTCAACAATTACTGCAGATAGAAATGTCAAGGGGTATTCGGACATCAATGGTCTGTATACagattcttcttctcttcaatcCAAGACCCGGCCGGGAACTCAAATTTTGAACAAAGTCCACGAATTCCTCAAATTTGACCccccaaaattaaaatcaa gggagatataTTGTCTGCCAGATGACCAATTTGGGCGCCAAACCATTGCAGGCATAAACCCTTTAAGCATAGAAAGGCTCGAGGTTTTCCCACCTGTAAGCAAACTAGATACCTCCATTTATGGTCCTCAAGAATCAGCACTCAAGGAAGAGCATATAATAGGCCAACTAAATGGCATGTCCATACAACAG GCATTGGAAGAAAACAAGCTTTTCATACTAGACTACCATGACATTTTTCTTCCATTTCTCAACAAAATAAACGCTCTAGATGACCGGAAAGCTTATGGAACACGAACAATTTTTTTCCTGACATCATTAGGAACTTTGAAGCCCATTGCTATTGAGCTCAGTCTTTCAGATTCAGCATCCAAGCAGGTTCTCACTCCTCCAATTGATGCTACGACAAGTTGGCTTTGGCAGCTTGGCAAGGCTCATGTATGCTCCAATGATGCCAGTGTTCATCAACTCGTTCATCACTG GTTACGCACCCACGCTTGCATAGAACCGACTACAATAGCAACTCATAGACAACTGAGTGTTATGCATCCTATCTGCAAGCTTCTCAAACCTCACTTGCGCTACACCTTGAAGGTAAATGCTATGGCCCGTAAGGATCTCATCAACGCCGGAGGGACAGTCGAGTCCAATTTTACTGCTGCTAAATACTGCATGGAGTTCAGTTGTGCTGCTTATCGAGATTGGTGGCGCTTTGACCTTGAAGGTCTTCCTGCAGATCTCATTAGAAG AGGAATAGCTGTACCAGACACAAGTCAAGTGCATGGGCTAAAACTACTCATTCAAGACTACCCTTATGCAACAGACGGGCTCCTCATATGGTCAGCAATTGAGACATTGGTTCAAACCTATGTTAATTACTACTACCCTAATGCAAGTTTGGTCACTTCAGATACTGAACTCCAATCCTGGTACAATGAATTTATCAATTTGGGACATGCTGATCTTCGCAACGCTAGCTGGTGGCCAAAACTCTCTACTCCGGTGGATCTCATCTCCATTCTCACCACCATCATTTGGCTCACATCAGCTCAACACGCTGCCCTAAACTTCGGGCAATACCCTTATGGTGGCTATGTCCCAACCCGCCCACCACACATGAGGAGACTAATTCCAAAAAGCAATGACCCGGAGTATGCTTCTTTCATTAGGGATCCTCAGCAGTACTTCATATACTCATTGCCGAGTTTATTTGAAGCAACGAAGTACATGGCTGTAATTGATATAATCTCGGCACATTCACCGGATGAAGAGTACATTGGGGAGAGAAAAGACTTGTCAAACTGGTCAGCTGACACTGAGATTAGTGAGGCATTTTACAGATTTGCAGTGGAGATGAGGAGGATTGAGAAAGAGATTGCACGAAGAAACGGGGATTTAAGTCTCCGGAATAGATGTGGGGCTGGGGTTTCACCATACGAGCTTCTCATGCCTAGTTCAGAACCTGGGGTTACTTGCAGAGGTGTTCCAAATAGTATAACAGTTTGA
- the LOC112191471 gene encoding protein BUD31 homolog 1, with the protein MPKVKTNRVNYPEGWELIEPTLRELQAKMREAENDTHDGKRKCETLWPIFKIAHQKSRYIFDLYHRRKEISKELYEFCLDQGYADRNLIAKWKKPGYERLCCLRCMQPRDHNFATTCVCRVPKHLREEKVIECVHCGCRGCASGD; encoded by the exons ATGCCTAAGGTAAAGACTAATCGAGTCAACTACCCAGAAGGCTGGGAACTGATCGAGCCTACTCTTCGCGAACTGCAAGCAAAGATGAGAGAAGCTGAGAATGATACTCATGATGGTAAGAGGAAATGTGAAACCTTATGGCCTATTTTCAAAATTGCGCATCAAAAGAGCCGTTACATTTTTGACCTTTACCATCGGAGAAAAGAAATTTCCAAGGAATTGTATGAGTTCTGCCTGGACCAAGGTTATGCAGACCGCAATCTAATTGCTAAGTGGAAGAAG CCTGGTTATGAACGTCTCTGCTGTTTGAGGTGCATGCAGCCTCGGGATCACAACTTTGCCACCACATGTGTCTGCCGAGTGCCCAAGCATCTGAGAGAGGAGAAGGTTATAGAGTGCGTGCATTGTGGCTGCAGGGGCTGTGCCAGTGGAGATTGA